One part of the Halopenitus persicus genome encodes these proteins:
- a CDS encoding DUF7288 family protein, whose protein sequence is MARDSRGQAHTLEAVAAAIVLLSAILFALQVTAVTPLSGSTSNQHIETQQAELAQGLLAGEAENGSLKRTLLYYNTSAEDDGFHGATGGRGQYDGTLPTGPDAPAFGPALSETFLERGTAVNVDLYYLRDGDRRRQPLIELGTPSDHAATATHRVTLFEADAILGSDGTPTDETVAEAASNGTYFVDRDVDGTNSPVFNVVEVEVTVWRM, encoded by the coding sequence ATGGCTCGCGACTCGCGCGGACAGGCACACACACTCGAGGCGGTCGCGGCCGCGATCGTGTTGCTCTCGGCGATTCTGTTCGCACTGCAGGTGACGGCGGTGACGCCGCTGTCGGGCAGCACCTCGAATCAACACATCGAGACCCAGCAGGCCGAGCTGGCGCAGGGACTGCTCGCGGGCGAGGCCGAGAACGGGAGCCTCAAACGAACCCTGCTGTACTACAACACCTCCGCCGAGGACGACGGGTTCCACGGCGCGACCGGAGGCAGGGGACAGTACGACGGGACGCTCCCGACCGGTCCGGACGCTCCGGCGTTCGGGCCCGCACTCTCGGAGACGTTCCTCGAACGCGGGACCGCGGTCAACGTGGATCTCTACTATCTCCGTGACGGGGACCGGCGGCGTCAGCCGCTCATCGAGCTGGGGACGCCGAGCGACCACGCCGCGACCGCGACCCACCGGGTGACGCTGTTCGAGGCCGACGCGATCCTCGGTTCCGATGGGACGCCAACCGACGAGACGGTCGCGGAGGCCGCGAGCAACGGGACCTACTTCGTCGACCGTGACGTCGACGGCACGAACTCGCCGGTGTTCAACGTCGTCGAGGTGGAGGTGACGGTATGGCGGATGTGA
- a CDS encoding DUF7266 family protein: MTRNRLAGDERAVSTVVGYVLGLVIASLLVSGLFVAGGNVLDDQQTAAATTGFEVAGERVATGYADADRLVEAAGASAPPTVEVAVPLRSRMAGGGYTIRVTGSAGGDPPYTATIHLENTDGSATYTTRVVTHTPVSDASVAGGPIVIRYGDGSGELQLERGTIG, encoded by the coding sequence ATGACGCGTAATCGACTCGCCGGCGACGAGCGGGCCGTCTCGACCGTGGTGGGCTACGTCCTCGGGTTGGTCATCGCCTCGTTGCTCGTCTCGGGGCTGTTCGTGGCCGGCGGGAACGTGCTCGACGACCAGCAGACCGCCGCGGCAACGACCGGCTTCGAGGTGGCCGGCGAGCGGGTGGCCACGGGCTACGCCGACGCCGATCGCCTGGTCGAAGCCGCGGGAGCGTCCGCACCACCGACGGTCGAGGTGGCCGTTCCGCTCCGGTCGCGGATGGCCGGCGGGGGATACACCATCCGCGTGACGGGATCGGCGGGCGGCGATCCGCCGTACACCGCGACGATACACCTCGAAAACACTGACGGATCGGCGACGTACACGACCCGAGTCGTGACGCACACACCCGTCAGCGACGCCTCCGTCGCCGGCGGCCCGATCGTGATTCGGTACGGCGACGGGAGCGGTGAACTCCAGCTCGAGCGCGGGACGATCGGGTAG
- a CDS encoding DUF7261 family protein — MADVTPDPEGSEASTPRGRRDRAQLFLVAAIVLAVLFVTLAGLLNSVIYSGTLATRDAGADADVTIEYHGAAADVGAALLASANDHDGTADHATLSATVENGLAAWENASTQHAARRGHVTTVENVTPTDGSRISDETAGTDDHFHPAGNVSRHDWTLAESIRVRNYTIEGDPSAAIDPAGDPANVTDSFFVTFGDAHALHLYEDGSESCLVGREIDGDGTIDDDDLSDPVCVASGTIVVDVTDGTVAPGDAPDTTTAFDASFFAALGPGHSIAYRNGDAVEGSYRLVVNEPAGSIDSTPSDAYDDPTDPADGDPTVEAVVYDVSYDVRYRSEDVRYEAPIRIAPEEAAYDDA; from the coding sequence ATGGCGGATGTGACCCCGGATCCGGAGGGAAGCGAAGCCTCGACGCCCAGGGGACGGCGGGATCGCGCCCAGCTGTTCCTCGTCGCCGCGATCGTCCTCGCCGTCCTCTTCGTCACGCTGGCGGGGCTTTTGAACAGCGTCATCTACTCGGGAACCCTCGCGACCCGCGACGCCGGCGCCGACGCCGACGTCACGATCGAATACCACGGGGCGGCCGCCGACGTCGGCGCGGCCCTCCTGGCGTCGGCGAACGATCACGACGGCACCGCCGACCACGCAACCCTGAGCGCGACCGTCGAGAACGGCCTCGCCGCCTGGGAGAACGCGTCCACGCAGCACGCGGCGAGACGGGGGCACGTGACGACCGTCGAAAACGTGACCCCGACTGACGGGTCCCGGATCAGCGACGAGACGGCCGGCACGGACGACCACTTCCATCCCGCCGGGAACGTTTCGCGACACGACTGGACGCTTGCGGAGTCAATCCGCGTGCGCAACTACACGATCGAGGGCGACCCGAGCGCGGCGATCGACCCCGCCGGCGACCCGGCCAACGTCACCGACTCGTTCTTCGTCACGTTCGGGGACGCACACGCGCTCCACCTGTACGAGGACGGCTCGGAGAGCTGTCTCGTCGGACGGGAGATCGACGGCGACGGCACGATCGACGACGACGATCTCTCCGACCCGGTCTGCGTCGCCTCGGGAACGATCGTCGTCGACGTGACCGACGGGACCGTCGCACCCGGCGATGCACCCGATACCACGACCGCCTTCGACGCCTCGTTCTTCGCGGCGCTTGGACCGGGCCATTCGATCGCCTACCGGAACGGCGACGCAGTGGAGGGGTCCTACCGGCTCGTCGTCAACGAACCGGCCGGATCGATCGACAGCACGCCGAGCGACGCCTACGACGATCCGACGGACCCTGCTGACGGGGATCCGACCGTCGAGGCGGTCGTCTACGACGTGAGTTACGACGTTCGCTACCGGTCCGAGGACGTCCGGTACGAGGCGCCGATCCGCATCGCTCCGGAGGAGGCAGCCTACGATGACGCGTAA